In Pseudomonas oryzicola, one DNA window encodes the following:
- a CDS encoding 2-hydroxy-3-oxopropionate reductase yields the protein MAKIGFIGTGIMGKPMAQNLQKAGHSIFISTHHDAAPADLIAAGAVALANPKEVAQEAEFIIVMVPDTPQVESVLFGENGVAEGVGPNKVVIDMSSISPTATKAFAEKIKATGAAYLDAPVSGGEVGAKAATLSIMVGGCPKAFERTLPLFEAMGKNITRVGGNGDGQTAKVANQIIVALNIQAVAEALLFAARNGADPAKVREALMGGFASSKILEVHAERMIKGTFDPGFRINLHQKDLNLALQGAKELGINLPNTSNAQQVFNTCQALGGGNWDHSALIKGLEHMANFSIRDDK from the coding sequence ATGGCTAAAATCGGTTTCATCGGCACCGGCATCATGGGCAAACCCATGGCGCAGAACCTGCAAAAGGCAGGTCACAGCATCTTCATTTCCACCCACCACGACGCCGCCCCGGCCGACCTGATCGCCGCCGGTGCGGTGGCCCTGGCCAACCCGAAAGAGGTGGCCCAGGAAGCCGAGTTCATCATTGTCATGGTGCCGGACACCCCACAAGTGGAGAGCGTCCTGTTCGGTGAAAACGGCGTGGCCGAAGGTGTGGGCCCGAACAAAGTGGTGATCGACATGAGCTCGATCTCGCCGACCGCGACCAAAGCCTTTGCCGAAAAGATCAAGGCCACTGGCGCCGCCTACCTGGATGCCCCGGTATCCGGTGGCGAAGTCGGTGCCAAGGCCGCGACCCTGAGCATCATGGTCGGTGGCTGCCCGAAGGCCTTCGAGCGCACCCTGCCGCTGTTCGAAGCCATGGGCAAGAACATCACCCGCGTAGGTGGCAACGGCGACGGCCAGACCGCCAAGGTGGCCAACCAGATCATCGTTGCGCTGAACATCCAGGCCGTGGCCGAAGCCCTGCTGTTCGCTGCCAGGAACGGCGCCGATCCTGCCAAGGTGCGTGAAGCGCTGATGGGTGGCTTCGCCTCGTCGAAGATCCTCGAAGTACATGCCGAGCGCATGATCAAGGGCACCTTCGACCCAGGTTTCCGCATCAACCTGCACCAGAAGGACCTCAACCTGGCCCTGCAAGGTGCCAAGGAACTGGGCATCAACCTGCCCAACACCTCCAATGCCCAGCAAGTGTTCAACACCTGCCAGGCCCTGGGCGGCGGCAACTGGGACCACTCGGCGCTGATCAAAGGCCTGGAGCACATGGCCAACTTCTCGATCCGCGACGACAAGTAA
- the hyi gene encoding hydroxypyruvate isomerase, whose amino-acid sequence MPRFAANLSMLFTEQDFLARFKAAADAGFSGVEYLFPYDFSAADIKQQLVANSLTQVLFNLPAGDWAKGERGIACHPDRVAEFRAGVDKAIEYAKVLGNTQVNCLAGIRPQGLQCADVRKTFVDNLRFAADKLKAAGIRLVMEMINTRDIPGFYLNTTQQALEIQAEVGSDNLFLQYDIYHMQIMEGDLARTMETNLKLINHIQLADNPGRNEPGTGEINYRFLFEHLDRIGYQGWVGAEYKPLTTTEAGLGWLKSHNAI is encoded by the coding sequence ATGCCTCGCTTCGCTGCCAACCTGTCCATGCTGTTCACCGAACAGGATTTCCTGGCCCGCTTCAAGGCTGCCGCCGATGCTGGCTTCAGCGGCGTCGAATACCTCTTCCCGTATGACTTCAGCGCCGCCGACATCAAGCAGCAGTTGGTGGCCAACAGCCTGACCCAGGTGCTGTTCAACCTGCCGGCCGGCGACTGGGCCAAAGGCGAGCGTGGCATCGCCTGCCACCCGGACCGCGTCGCAGAGTTCCGCGCCGGTGTCGACAAGGCCATCGAATACGCCAAGGTACTGGGCAACACCCAGGTCAACTGCCTGGCCGGCATCCGTCCGCAAGGGCTGCAGTGCGCCGATGTGCGCAAGACCTTCGTCGACAACCTCAGGTTTGCCGCTGACAAACTGAAAGCCGCCGGCATCCGCCTGGTCATGGAAATGATCAACACGCGCGACATTCCGGGGTTCTACCTGAACACCACCCAGCAGGCCCTGGAGATCCAGGCCGAGGTGGGCAGCGACAACCTGTTCCTGCAGTACGACATCTACCACATGCAGATCATGGAAGGTGACCTGGCGCGCACCATGGAAACCAACCTGAAACTGATCAACCACATCCAGCTGGCCGACAACCCGGGCCGCAATGAACCCGGCACCGGCGAGATCAACTACCGCTTCCTCTTCGAGCACCTGGACCGCATCGGCTACCAGGGCTGGGTGGGCGCGGAATACAAGCCGCTGACCACCACCGAAGCGGGCCTGGGCTGGCTGAAGAGCCACAACGCAATCTGA